A single region of the Fenollaria sporofastidiosus genome encodes:
- a CDS encoding GAF domain-containing protein, whose amino-acid sequence MIDISRTKNLNKEDKYKIAFEMIRRQFQEETNFIANLANTSAIIYHLIDGVSWSGFYLYDGTNLVLGPFQGKPACNRIMLSKGVCGTAYSSKKTIVVDDVNSFAGHIACDSMSKSEIVVPIYNMTRGVGVLDIDSYEYSNFDAIDKEYLEKIVDYIVKHSDTSLR is encoded by the coding sequence ATGATTGACATAAGTAGAACAAAAAATTTAAATAAAGAAGATAAATATAAAATTGCCTTTGAGATGATTAGACGCCAATTTCAAGAAGAAACTAATTTTATAGCAAACCTTGCGAATACCTCTGCCATCATCTACCACTTGATTGACGGTGTATCGTGGTCAGGCTTCTACTTATATGACGGAACTAATCTTGTGCTTGGTCCCTTCCAAGGCAAGCCCGCTTGTAACAGGATCATGCTCAGTAAAGGAGTCTGTGGCACTGCCTACTCAAGCAAAAAGACTATTGTCGTTGACGATGTTAATAGCTTTGCTGGTCACATCGCATGCGACTCTATGAGCAAAAGTGAAATTGTCGTTCCTATATATAATATGACGCGCGGCGTTGGCGTCTTGGATATTGACTCTTATGAGTATTCTAACTTTGATGCCATTGACAAAGAGTATTTAGAAAAGATAGTGGACTACATTGTAAAGCACAGTGACACATCATTAAGATAA
- a CDS encoding glycosyltransferase family 4 protein, with the protein MRVLHVLTQLPAKTGSGVYFANLISAFKAAGAENAAIYGAEEKHRDLIDVNTDRTYEVLYDTEEVPFHICGMSDEMPYKSTIYSEMSEDEIDTMLEAFRKRLLKAKEEFKPELVISHHLMFLTDLVREVFPDVKVVGISHGTDMRQIMQHRRFLARLTHLKELDQVLTVTPAEHEQIEDILGITKEKIHLVGGAYNDKVFYPSTKAKSDKTIRLMFAGKITESKGVFALAAALPYLEKNHDNIELHIIGNASKDDKERMMIEAKRSKNLYIRDAENQMLMAEDLRRSDIFILPSYFEALGLVAIEALACHKLVVASEIDGLKMLLGEKLVHSGIIEFTELPRIYDVDKPYKEDVPSYVERLAAKIEKQIARLDENLFTEEISRDLHEYSWVNLGKRILSIIK; encoded by the coding sequence ATGAGAGTACTACACGTCTTGACACAGCTTCCTGCTAAAACTGGTAGCGGTGTTTACTTTGCAAATTTAATATCTGCCTTCAAGGCTGCTGGTGCAGAAAATGCTGCCATATACGGTGCTGAAGAAAAGCATAGGGACCTTATAGATGTCAATACAGACCGCACGTATGAAGTTTTGTACGACACAGAAGAAGTACCCTTCCACATCTGCGGCATGAGTGACGAGATGCCATACAAGTCGACTATATATAGCGAGATGAGCGAAGATGAGATAGATACTATGCTGGAAGCATTTCGCAAGAGACTTCTTAAGGCGAAGGAAGAGTTCAAGCCAGAGCTTGTCATCTCTCACCACCTAATGTTCTTAACAGACCTTGTTCGTGAAGTCTTCCCTGACGTGAAGGTAGTAGGCATAAGCCACGGAACTGACATGAGGCAAATTATGCAGCACAGGCGCTTCTTAGCAAGGCTCACTCATCTAAAGGAGCTTGATCAAGTGTTGACAGTAACTCCTGCTGAGCATGAGCAAATTGAGGATATACTTGGCATAACTAAAGAAAAAATTCACTTGGTTGGCGGTGCATACAACGACAAAGTCTTCTATCCTAGCACAAAGGCTAAGAGCGATAAGACTATTAGGCTGATGTTTGCAGGAAAGATTACAGAGTCAAAGGGAGTCTTTGCTCTTGCGGCTGCACTTCCATACTTAGAGAAAAATCATGATAATATCGAACTGCACATCATAGGTAACGCGTCTAAAGATGACAAAGAAAGAATGATGATTGAGGCGAAGCGCTCCAAGAATTTATATATACGCGATGCAGAGAATCAAATGCTCATGGCAGAAGACTTAAGGCGCTCCGATATATTCATACTGCCTTCATACTTCGAAGCCCTTGGCTTAGTTGCGATAGAGGCACTTGCCTGCCACAAATTAGTAGTTGCCTCCGAGATAGATGGACTAAAAATGCTGCTAGGTGAAAAACTTGTGCATAGCGGCATCATCGAGTTTACAGAGCTTCCGCGCATCTACGACGTCGACAAGCCATATAAAGAAGATGTGCCTAGCTATGTAGAAAGACTTGCTGCTAAGATAGAAAAGCAGATAGCAAGACTTGATGAAAACTTATTCACAGAAGAGATATCAAGAGATTTGCATGAATATTCATGGGTAAATTTAGGTAAAAGAATTCTAAGTATAATTAAATAA
- a CDS encoding Fic family protein produces the protein MSKERAGKLIKNLSGKSEYYSFRPSPLPPEPAITIDNELNNLIIEAHKTLAILDDRAEKIPDMNLFISMYVKKEALLSSQIEGTQATLEDILEVNRTESINEDVEEVVNYVRAANYAIDRLNTLPLCNRLLLETHKILLSGVRGNEKNPGEFRRSQNWIGSKSSNITTARYIPPNIDDMKEALSDLEKFINDDTPYDALINAALVHYQFASIHPFLDGNGRIGRLLIVLYLLYKGTIKTPALYLSYYLKEHRIEYYDRMTSVRDSGNYEQWIKFFVRGVYISSKSAIESADKLIELKNSDEEKIKNAEISERRKANILKLYKHLLAKPIIDIKGASEELGLAYNTAKSAIDMLIDLCILKQDNNQERNKVFSYEAYLAVLREGTEII, from the coding sequence ATGAGTAAAGAAAGAGCAGGTAAATTAATAAAAAATCTTTCTGGGAAAAGTGAGTACTATTCATTCAGACCAAGTCCACTGCCACCAGAGCCTGCTATTACAATTGACAATGAGCTTAACAATTTAATAATAGAAGCACACAAGACGCTTGCTATTTTGGACGATAGGGCAGAGAAAATCCCTGATATGAATTTATTTATATCGATGTATGTGAAGAAGGAAGCGCTCCTTTCATCGCAAATAGAAGGCACACAGGCGACTCTTGAGGACATCTTAGAAGTGAATCGCACTGAGAGCATCAACGAAGACGTCGAAGAAGTCGTTAACTATGTAAGAGCTGCGAACTACGCTATAGATAGGCTAAATACCTTGCCACTATGCAATAGACTTCTTTTGGAGACGCACAAAATTTTGCTTTCAGGTGTAAGAGGAAACGAGAAAAATCCAGGCGAGTTTAGACGCAGTCAAAACTGGATTGGCTCAAAGAGCTCAAATATCACTACGGCGAGGTATATACCGCCAAATATTGACGATATGAAAGAAGCTTTATCGGATTTAGAAAAGTTTATCAATGACGATACACCATACGATGCGTTGATAAATGCGGCTCTTGTGCATTATCAGTTTGCGAGCATACATCCATTCTTAGATGGCAATGGCAGGATAGGCAGGTTACTTATCGTTTTGTATCTACTATATAAAGGCACTATCAAGACGCCAGCCTTGTATCTATCGTATTATTTAAAGGAGCATAGAATTGAGTACTATGATAGGATGACGTCAGTGAGAGATAGTGGTAATTATGAGCAGTGGATTAAATTTTTTGTGCGCGGTGTATATATATCGTCAAAATCAGCAATAGAAAGCGCCGATAAGCTTATTGAACTTAAAAATTCTGATGAAGAAAAAATTAAGAATGCTGAGATAAGTGAGAGAAGAAAAGCAAATATTTTAAAGCTATACAAACATCTTTTAGCAAAGCCAATAATCGATATCAAGGGTGCCTCAGAAGAGCTTGGACTCGCTTATAACACAGCAAAGTCTGCTATTGATATGCTGATAGACCTATGCATACTTAAACAAGATAATAATCAAGAAAGAAATAAAGTTTTTTCCTATGAAGCTTACTTAGCTGTATTAAGAGAAGGAACAGAAATAATTTAA
- a CDS encoding Mrp/NBP35 family ATP-binding protein has protein sequence MMGCDSDCKACKDKCAFEKLKANDKSNIKKVIGVVSAKGGVGKSYVTTLLANSLAMKGYKVGILDADLTGPSIPRSYGLYGMVTSDDGVNITPAEAANGVKVVSMNLLMEHETDPLIWRGPMLMGVIRQFYENVNWGDLDYLLVDMPPGTSDIQLSIYQLYPLNGLVIVTSSQDLVDMIVQKAFKMAGLMHIKVYGLVENMAYFICDECHKKHYIFGEPKAAALAEKFGVKDYAALALKPENTRLVDLGQADIIIEKELDGIVKALEQ, from the coding sequence ATGATGGGCTGCGATAGCGATTGCAAAGCATGCAAGGACAAGTGTGCTTTTGAAAAATTAAAAGCAAATGATAAATCAAATATAAAAAAGGTGATAGGCGTTGTAAGCGCGAAGGGCGGTGTTGGCAAGAGCTATGTAACAACACTACTTGCAAACTCGCTTGCCATGAAGGGCTACAAGGTCGGCATACTTGATGCGGATCTAACAGGACCATCGATACCGAGGTCTTACGGACTATATGGCATGGTTACATCTGATGACGGAGTAAACATAACACCAGCTGAGGCAGCCAACGGTGTCAAGGTAGTGTCCATGAACTTACTTATGGAGCACGAGACAGATCCACTTATCTGGAGAGGACCTATGCTAATGGGCGTGATAAGACAGTTTTATGAGAACGTTAACTGGGGAGATTTGGACTACCTTTTAGTTGATATGCCACCAGGAACATCGGACATACAGCTAAGCATATATCAGCTATATCCATTAAACGGACTAGTTATAGTTACATCGAGCCAAGACCTTGTTGATATGATAGTGCAAAAAGCTTTCAAGATGGCAGGCTTAATGCACATCAAGGTATATGGTCTAGTTGAGAACATGGCATACTTCATCTGCGACGAGTGTCACAAGAAGCACTACATCTTTGGTGAGCCAAAGGCAGCAGCACTTGCTGAGAAGTTCGGTGTGAAAGATTATGCGGCACTTGCCTTGAAGCCGGAGAACACAAGACTAGTTGACCTAGGCCAAGCAGATATAATTATAGAAAAAGAATTAGATGGTATAGTTAAAGCGCTAGAACAATAA
- a CDS encoding M20/M25/M40 family metallo-hydrolase: MDIEKFIRFRKELHKMPEEAFKEDRTRAFIKDVLSGVNGLELVEDKSYLLYRYFKGDDKKSIVLRCDMDSIVNSKKERFHGCGHDGHMAIMLGTILSMDASKLDKNVYFLFQAAEETGYGALKALEIFDKYKITEAYGLHNYAGIKTAAISTKKGLLFLSSFGLKVNILGRQSHASIPENSLNPIYACSEIIKDIEPFIKRDAYKDFTLQGEKFSDNIFITVVGVKLGGENFGVSPASLELDLTLRAYNDDDLAKLKNIFEDKYKKFLEEKGFVVELESTDEFMSVVNDEELYEDFVKAIDADGLPFEERKDIIRSSEDFGYYRRKARELFFLLGVGEDHKDIHDEAYEFNDEAIEGGVRAFLSIAYRL; this comes from the coding sequence ATGGATATAGAAAAGTTTATTCGTTTTAGAAAAGAGCTTCACAAGATGCCCGAGGAGGCTTTTAAAGAGGATAGGACTAGGGCTTTTATTAAAGATGTTTTAAGTGGTGTCAATGGTCTTGAGCTTGTGGAAGATAAATCTTATTTGCTTTATAGATACTTTAAGGGTGATGACAAGAAGTCAATAGTATTGCGCTGTGATATGGACAGCATTGTAAATAGTAAGAAGGAGCGCTTTCACGGCTGCGGACATGATGGCCACATGGCGATAATGCTTGGCACTATACTTTCGATGGACGCATCTAAGCTTGATAAGAACGTTTACTTTTTGTTTCAAGCGGCTGAAGAGACTGGTTATGGAGCACTTAAGGCTCTTGAGATCTTTGATAAATACAAAATTACTGAAGCTTATGGTCTTCATAACTACGCTGGAATCAAGACGGCAGCTATATCTACAAAGAAGGGACTATTGTTCCTATCGTCATTTGGCTTAAAAGTAAATATACTTGGTAGGCAGTCGCACGCGTCTATACCAGAAAATTCGCTAAATCCGATATACGCTTGCAGCGAGATTATTAAAGACATAGAGCCATTCATAAAGAGAGACGCTTACAAAGATTTTACTCTTCAAGGCGAAAAATTCTCTGATAACATTTTCATAACTGTTGTTGGCGTAAAGCTTGGCGGAGAGAATTTTGGCGTTTCGCCAGCAAGTTTGGAGCTCGACTTAACCTTGAGAGCATATAATGATGATGACCTAGCAAAACTTAAAAATATTTTTGAAGATAAGTATAAAAAGTTTTTAGAAGAGAAGGGTTTTGTGGTAGAATTAGAGAGTACGGATGAGTTTATGTCGGTCGTGAACGATGAAGAGCTTTATGAGGACTTTGTTAAAGCCATTGATGCGGATGGACTTCCATTCGAAGAGAGAAAAGATATCATCAGAAGCAGTGAGGACTTCGGCTACTACAGGCGTAAGGCGAGGGAATTATTCTTCCTACTAGGCGTGGGCGAAGATCACAAGGACATTCACGATGAGGCATATGAATTTAATGATGAGGCTATAGAGGGCGGTGTGAGAGCTTTTCTATCTATAGCATATAGACTTTAG
- a CDS encoding DUF7916 family protein: MLKRFFDLSGDEIINLNKDELKQAIKSCEARIVLSENVVVQEPATYGVTSSELAKAFGADLILLNFFDVNEKKIKGLDYSGVGIIKKLKNLVKRPIGVNLEPVQDKNMFSEKKAISDGRKASEENIKKLDEMGFDFVMFTGNPGTGVDNEGINEAIKLAKKYFHGLIFAGKMHSSGVDEKIADLDVYKGFLDAGADVLSVPAVGTCPGVFDEDVRAIVELAHRNGALVMTTIGTSQESSPKEVIRDIALRNKILGADIQHIGDSGYGGLAICENIFELSRTLRGDRHTFKLMAASINR; the protein is encoded by the coding sequence ATGCTAAAGAGATTTTTTGATCTTAGTGGCGACGAGATCATTAATTTAAATAAAGATGAATTGAAACAAGCGATTAAGTCTTGTGAAGCAAGGATTGTTTTGTCTGAGAATGTTGTGGTTCAAGAGCCTGCGACTTATGGCGTGACATCGTCTGAGCTTGCTAAGGCTTTTGGCGCTGACTTAATTCTGCTTAACTTTTTTGATGTGAATGAAAAGAAAATTAAGGGCCTTGATTATAGCGGCGTGGGCATCATTAAAAAGCTTAAAAATCTTGTCAAGAGACCTATCGGAGTAAATCTAGAACCAGTTCAAGACAAGAATATGTTTAGCGAAAAGAAAGCAATTAGTGATGGCAGAAAGGCAAGCGAAGAAAATATTAAAAAGCTTGATGAGATGGGATTCGACTTCGTTATGTTTACTGGAAACCCTGGTACTGGCGTTGACAACGAGGGCATTAACGAGGCGATAAAGCTTGCGAAAAAATATTTCCACGGACTTATCTTTGCTGGCAAGATGCATTCATCGGGTGTTGATGAGAAAATTGCAGACCTTGATGTTTACAAAGGCTTCTTAGATGCGGGCGCTGACGTTCTTTCTGTTCCAGCTGTTGGCACATGTCCAGGCGTTTTCGATGAAGATGTAAGAGCTATCGTAGAGCTTGCTCACAGAAACGGTGCTCTTGTGATGACTACCATCGGCACTTCGCAAGAAAGTTCGCCAAAGGAAGTCATTAGGGACATTGCACTTAGAAATAAAATTTTAGGCGCTGACATTCAGCATATAGGCGACTCTGGTTACGGTGGCCTTGCCATTTGCGAAAACATTTTTGAACTTTCAAGAACCTTAAGAGGAGATAGACACACATTTAAACTTATGGCTGCGTCTATAAATAGATAA
- a CDS encoding ABC transporter transmembrane domain-containing protein, whose product MWKLRKYVSNKDFFSYIIIYILYKITFLLSPYLSGIFIDASVAKDFDKMILYAIYNIVLFVAGQGVMYFFDIIEGEASTRSTINIYEKLDDNLLRYNLKTNNISRDKINQEITHNLDAVSKYIFKTPVNVVFQFITMICIFVIMLTISVTLAFVMLISVPVGAYVSYKLGDKISDYSEENIQNTQNINGYILDKYEINKSERLLDKKQLFNIKDYLEKYKNTLFKKFKLQSLVENWMIYFILNGVILMMTILSGYFVFNGSISIGAFFASQLYVSQFWGPVQELFDIRNEYLSDKPAINNFAEFLEIEAAKYKDDKIKTIELKDFECLSKDDTILNEKVNTSFDASHINIICGDNGTGKTTIVEAILNYNKRYNGKIYINGEEVKDLSYSDIVYIPADYLISKFGVLEDKAKMSSGQRKKAQFDLSLLTDKSVYIIDEPTNFLDLENKEAIAKLISDLYDNGKIIIMITHDKDIMNKLNNVETIYLERKVVA is encoded by the coding sequence ATGTGGAAGTTAAGAAAATATGTTTCCAATAAAGACTTCTTTAGCTACATTATCATATACATACTATATAAAATAACTTTTCTTTTAAGTCCATATCTATCAGGTATATTTATAGACGCATCAGTTGCTAAGGACTTTGATAAAATGATTTTATATGCTATATACAATATAGTTTTATTTGTGGCAGGACAGGGAGTTATGTACTTTTTTGACATCATTGAGGGAGAGGCAAGTACTCGCTCGACCATTAATATCTATGAAAAGCTTGATGACAATCTTTTAAGATACAATCTCAAAACTAATAATATTAGCCGTGACAAAATTAATCAAGAGATTACACATAACCTTGATGCTGTGAGTAAATACATATTCAAGACACCAGTCAATGTAGTCTTTCAATTTATCACTATGATCTGCATCTTTGTGATTATGCTTACTATATCGGTAACACTTGCTTTTGTCATGCTTATAAGCGTGCCGGTAGGTGCTTACGTTTCATACAAGTTAGGAGATAAGATTTCTGATTATTCTGAAGAAAATATTCAAAACACACAAAATATCAATGGTTACATTCTGGATAAGTACGAGATAAACAAGTCAGAAAGGCTTTTAGATAAGAAGCAGCTCTTTAATATAAAAGATTATTTGGAAAAGTATAAGAACACTTTGTTTAAAAAATTTAAATTACAATCCTTAGTTGAAAACTGGATGATATATTTTATTTTAAATGGTGTCATACTTATGATGACTATACTATCAGGCTACTTTGTATTTAATGGCAGTATAAGTATAGGTGCATTCTTTGCTTCACAGCTCTATGTTTCACAATTTTGGGGACCAGTGCAAGAGCTATTTGATATAAGAAATGAGTATTTAAGCGATAAACCAGCTATCAATAATTTTGCGGAATTTTTAGAGATAGAAGCAGCTAAGTATAAAGATGATAAAATAAAAACTATTGAACTAAAAGATTTTGAGTGTTTAAGTAAAGATGATACGATTTTGAACGAAAAAGTAAACACTTCTTTTGATGCGTCACATATCAATATTATCTGCGGGGACAATGGTACTGGGAAAACAACCATAGTCGAGGCAATACTTAATTATAACAAGAGATATAATGGCAAGATATATATTAACGGTGAAGAAGTAAAAGATCTTTCATACTCAGACATAGTTTATATACCAGCAGATTACTTGATATCAAAGTTTGGCGTGCTTGAGGACAAAGCTAAGATGTCATCAGGACAAAGAAAAAAGGCTCAATTTGATTTATCACTACTAACAGATAAAAGCGTGTATATTATAGACGAACCAACAAACTTCTTAGACCTTGAGAATAAAGAAGCAATTGCAAAGCTTATATCGGATCTATATGATAATGGCAAGATAATTATAATGATTACACATGACAAGGACATTATGAATAAATTAAATAATGTAGAGACTATATATTTAGAAAGAAAAGTCGTAGCTTAA
- a CDS encoding redoxin domain-containing protein: MTNLIGKKLDEFKVNAFQAGKDFFQVTNEDLKGHWSVLFFYPGDFTFVCPTELEALAEEYENFKKAGCEVYSVSTDSEFVHMEWQKTSPAVSKAKYVMIADRAFELSRMLGVLNEEEGQAYRGSFVINPDGVITAYEIHDMGIGRSPKELLRKLEASKFVNEHGDKVCPANWMPGEDTLTPGMDLVGTI, encoded by the coding sequence ATGACAAATTTAATAGGTAAAAAATTAGATGAATTTAAGGTAAATGCATTTCAAGCAGGTAAGGACTTCTTCCAAGTAACAAACGAAGACCTTAAGGGTCACTGGAGCGTACTTTTCTTCTACCCAGGAGACTTTACATTTGTATGCCCAACAGAACTAGAAGCACTTGCTGAAGAATATGAAAACTTTAAGAAGGCTGGTTGCGAAGTATATTCAGTTTCAACTGACTCTGAATTTGTTCACATGGAGTGGCAAAAGACATCTCCAGCAGTTTCAAAAGCTAAATACGTTATGATTGCTGACAGAGCATTTGAACTTTCTAGAATGTTAGGAGTTTTAAACGAAGAAGAAGGACAAGCTTACAGAGGATCATTTGTAATCAATCCAGACGGAGTTATAACTGCATATGAGATCCACGATATGGGCATAGGCAGAAGCCCTAAGGAATTACTAAGAAAGCTAGAAGCTTCTAAATTTGTTAATGAGCACGGCGACAAAGTTTGCCCAGCAAACTGGATGCCAGGCGAAGACACACTTACTCCAGGCATGGACCTAGTAGGCACAATCTAA
- a CDS encoding DUF1576 domain-containing protein, which yields MIKLSDYRNKYLLLYLYAIFLFITGFVFNTPDEIVYGLKVISVSSASLVTDYMKLANIGAALVNNSIITLFSIMILNIKKVDLKGIHIAGIFVVSGFSLFGKNVLNSLPLMLGVIAYTKQYNIKFEDNIANALFVTSLAPMVTNVYLLVGGSLGVISAFAVGFLVGFIFTPLLKPFKAFHKGFNLYNGGFTAGIIAMFYSGFLKTININLPQKSIVLKGYNDKFFPLLMSMFIFFIVLGLCEKDALKNYFKLLKRTGLLLQNYEAEFGNGACLINAGTLGIVSTLYVLLVGGELNGPIIGGILTIIGFSFIGKDIRNALPIFLGIYAASLINMYNPHDTALLLASLFGTTLCPISNYYGSLAGFLAGFLHMALINNVGGLHSGLNLYNNGFSGGFIAAFMVPLLDTFYKRPKYLQGEKEI from the coding sequence ATGATTAAGCTAAGTGACTATAGAAACAAGTATTTGTTACTGTACTTGTATGCAATATTTTTATTTATTACGGGCTTCGTCTTTAATACACCTGATGAAATTGTTTATGGCTTAAAAGTCATCTCTGTTTCATCTGCATCACTAGTTACAGACTATATGAAGCTTGCAAATATCGGTGCTGCCCTTGTAAATAATTCTATCATAACTTTGTTTTCCATTATGATACTTAATATTAAGAAAGTCGACCTAAAAGGTATACATATAGCAGGCATCTTTGTAGTATCAGGCTTCTCACTATTTGGTAAGAATGTACTAAACTCTCTACCGCTTATGCTGGGTGTCATAGCATATACAAAACAGTACAATATTAAGTTCGAAGACAATATTGCAAATGCGCTTTTTGTTACATCGCTTGCGCCAATGGTTACAAATGTCTACCTACTAGTTGGCGGCTCCTTAGGAGTTATCTCTGCCTTTGCAGTAGGCTTTTTAGTCGGCTTTATATTCACGCCGCTACTAAAACCATTTAAGGCCTTCCACAAAGGCTTTAACCTTTACAATGGCGGCTTCACTGCAGGCATCATCGCCATGTTCTACTCGGGCTTTCTAAAGACCATTAACATAAACTTGCCACAAAAGAGCATAGTCTTAAAGGGCTACAACGACAAGTTCTTTCCGCTACTAATGTCGATGTTCATATTCTTCATAGTGCTTGGACTTTGCGAAAAAGATGCGCTTAAAAACTACTTCAAACTGCTTAAGAGGACTGGACTACTTCTGCAAAATTACGAAGCAGAGTTTGGTAATGGAGCTTGCCTTATAAACGCAGGAACGCTTGGTATAGTCTCAACGCTTTATGTCTTGCTCGTTGGAGGAGAGTTAAATGGACCCATCATAGGTGGCATACTAACAATCATCGGCTTCTCATTCATTGGTAAGGACATAAGAAACGCACTGCCGATATTCCTAGGCATATACGCCGCGAGCCTAATTAATATGTACAACCCACACGACACGGCGCTACTACTTGCAAGTCTCTTCGGTACAACACTTTGCCCGATATCAAACTACTACGGAAGCCTCGCAGGCTTCTTGGCAGGCTTCTTGCACATGGCGCTTATAAACAACGTAGGTGGTCTGCACTCAGGACTGAACCTTTATAACAATGGCTTCTCAGGCGGCTTTATCGCTGCATTTATGGTGCCACTACTAGATACATTTTATAAAAGGCCAAAGTACTTGCAAGGAGAAAAAGAAATCTAA
- a CDS encoding ATP-binding cassette domain-containing protein has protein sequence MKKNNKLLKYLYYIFQSMNMLISLALPIYIKRIVDTVSDKDYTLFKFNAIIFCVLILAFISTLALSYYFMIYYEEKELRRLRSKFYNYLGFESLNNLKSKSLGSIIQLFNSDVEGIRSFIIEIPYKRIVKGIYLVLIILLMLRENALLSASILIILPIFYFIQNKMSEKEAVVNKAIEEANEKLNGNIEEFYNYNYTIKAFNSSEDTIIKNEAGLDKYLEKVFERLKIDIVYDYFMSNGLLNVLDLIIYIFGGFLVFKGSVSIGTLILFSQYVSKLWNPIEFYMSYPREKSLYEMHKERLASVINFESKLIDEDAKDFERLELKDLSIEYNELILDKINLEIKKGEKILIKGSNGSGKTSLLRVVSGLETDYTGEIYLNGAKINKEANLLNKMIRLVPDKADIFHGTIEENINMFSNKSVDTDTKIIKLLEKNNLSLDTVLSSSMNNLSGGEKKLIELERAFQSTGKVFIFDEPLNYIDKNNSELVIDCIKDFTKDKTVILVSHNESIEKIADKVYEIKNKNLIRIK, from the coding sequence ATGAAGAAAAATAATAAACTTCTTAAATATTTATATTACATATTTCAAAGCATGAATATGCTCATATCACTTGCGCTGCCCATCTATATTAAAAGGATAGTCGATACAGTTAGTGATAAAGATTATACTTTGTTCAAATTTAACGCCATAATATTTTGTGTTTTGATATTAGCCTTCATAAGCACATTAGCTCTTTCATATTACTTCATGATTTATTATGAAGAGAAGGAATTAAGAAGGCTTAGAAGCAAGTTTTACAATTATCTTGGCTTTGAAAGTTTAAATAATTTAAAGAGCAAATCTTTAGGATCTATTATACAGCTTTTTAACTCAGATGTTGAAGGCATTAGAAGCTTTATAATTGAAATACCGTACAAAAGAATTGTTAAAGGCATTTACCTAGTTTTGATTATTTTGCTTATGCTAAGAGAAAACGCCCTTTTAAGTGCATCTATACTTATAATACTACCAATATTTTACTTCATACAAAACAAGATGAGCGAGAAAGAAGCTGTAGTTAACAAAGCGATAGAAGAAGCAAATGAAAAGCTCAATGGCAATATCGAAGAGTTTTATAATTATAATTACACTATAAAAGCATTTAATTCAAGTGAAGATACAATTATAAAAAATGAAGCGGGCCTAGATAAATATTTAGAAAAAGTTTTTGAAAGACTTAAGATTGATATAGTTTATGATTACTTTATGTCAAATGGCCTTTTAAACGTGCTTGATCTAATCATATACATTTTCGGCGGCTTTTTAGTTTTTAAAGGCTCAGTCAGTATAGGAACTTTGATTTTATTTAGCCAATATGTCTCAAAGCTTTGGAACCCGATAGAGTTTTACATGTCATATCCAAGAGAGAAGTCCTTGTATGAAATGCACAAAGAAAGATTAGCTAGCGTAATTAATTTTGAAAGCAAACTTATAGATGAGGATGCAAAAGATTTTGAAAGACTAGAGCTAAAAGATTTATCCATAGAATACAATGAACTTATTTTAGATAAGATTAATTTAGAGATAAAAAAAGGCGAGAAGATACTGATAAAGGGAAGCAATGGTTCAGGCAAGACAAGCCTACTTAGAGTTGTATCAGGTCTTGAGACTGATTATACTGGAGAGATATATCTAAATGGAGCGAAAATCAATAAAGAAGCAAATTTATTAAATAAGATGATCAGGCTAGTTCCTGATAAGGCAGATATATTCCATGGGACTATAGAAGAAAATATCAATATGTTTTCAAATAAAAGTGTTGATACAGATACAAAGATAATCAAGCTCCTAGAGAAAAACAATCTTAGCTTAGATACAGTTCTTTCTTCAAGCATGAATAATCTGTCTGGTGGAGAGAAGAAGCTTATAGAGCTTGAAAGAGCATTTCAAAGCACAGGAAAAGTATTTATCTTTGATGAACCGCTTAATTATATAGATAAAAATAATTCGGAGCTAGTCATAGATTGCATAAAAGATTTTACTAAAGATAAAACAGTAATTTTAGTTTCTCATAATGAGAGCATAGAAAAAATTGCCGATAAAGTATATGAGATAAAGAATAAAAATTTGATAAGAATTAAATAG